One segment of Streptomyces bathyalis DNA contains the following:
- a CDS encoding cytochrome P450 → MPTPPPQCPAHASDKAVPLSGPRFHTDPSGHYREMRAEHGPVVPVLLPGDVPAWLVIGYQEMYQVTSDAKLFPRDSGLWNQWENLPEDWPLRPMIGQRQPSIYYTVGAEHQRHLEMVQTAMQNISALELRKHCEELADQLLDGFSARGEADIIAEYAKPLPILVLARLLGFPDSDGPGLIKAMSALADGGEDALEGFQYFGAKIHELVADKQAAAGADLTSWMLAYPEYFTDEEYALDLMAITAAGHLPTADWIGNSIRLMLTDDRFAASLTGNRRSIPEAMNEVLWEDTPTQILAGRWAAWDTWLGGQRIRTGDMLLLGLAGANADPKVHVDAEGADTSLRGGNSAHFAFSHGEFQCPFQAQEIAETIARVGIEVLLDRLPEIDLAVPAGALARRPSAFLRGMTALPVRFAPTPPIEGKP, encoded by the coding sequence ATGCCGACCCCGCCGCCCCAGTGCCCGGCGCACGCCTCGGACAAGGCGGTGCCGCTCAGCGGCCCCCGCTTCCACACGGACCCGTCCGGCCACTACCGCGAGATGCGGGCCGAGCACGGCCCCGTGGTGCCGGTGCTGCTGCCCGGCGACGTCCCGGCGTGGCTGGTGATCGGCTACCAGGAGATGTACCAGGTCACGTCTGACGCCAAGCTCTTCCCGCGCGACTCCGGGCTGTGGAACCAGTGGGAGAACCTGCCGGAGGACTGGCCCCTGCGACCCATGATCGGCCAGCGGCAGCCGTCCATCTACTACACGGTCGGCGCGGAGCACCAGCGCCACCTGGAGATGGTGCAGACGGCCATGCAGAACATCAGCGCGCTCGAACTCCGGAAGCACTGCGAGGAGTTGGCGGATCAGCTGCTCGACGGGTTCTCTGCGCGCGGCGAGGCGGACATCATCGCCGAGTACGCCAAGCCGCTGCCCATCCTCGTACTGGCCAGGCTGCTCGGTTTCCCCGACTCGGACGGCCCGGGCCTCATCAAGGCGATGAGTGCCCTGGCGGACGGCGGCGAGGACGCCCTCGAGGGATTCCAGTACTTCGGCGCCAAGATCCACGAGCTGGTGGCGGACAAGCAGGCGGCCGCGGGCGCCGACCTGACCTCGTGGATGCTCGCCTACCCCGAGTACTTCACGGACGAGGAGTACGCGCTGGACCTGATGGCCATCACGGCCGCCGGCCATCTGCCCACCGCCGACTGGATCGGCAACTCCATACGTCTGATGCTCACCGACGACCGCTTCGCCGCCTCCCTCACCGGGAACCGGCGCAGCATCCCCGAGGCGATGAACGAGGTGCTGTGGGAGGACACCCCCACGCAGATCCTCGCCGGACGGTGGGCGGCCTGGGACACCTGGCTCGGCGGTCAGCGAATACGCACCGGCGACATGCTGCTGCTCGGGCTCGCCGGCGCCAACGCGGACCCGAAGGTGCACGTCGACGCGGAGGGCGCCGACACGTCGCTGCGCGGAGGCAACAGCGCTCATTTCGCCTTCAGCCACGGCGAGTTCCAGTGCCCCTTCCAGGCGCAGGAGATCGCGGAGACGATCGCCCGCGTCGGGATCGAGGTGCTTCTCGACCGCCTGCCCGAGATCGACCTGGCCGTGCCGGCCGGCGCCCTGGCGCGGCGGCCCTCCGCGTTCCTGCGCGGGATGACGGCGCTGCCCGTCCGCTTCGCCCCCACGCCCCCCATCGAAGGCAAGCCATGA
- a CDS encoding M4 family metallopeptidase — MRTLSKKQRISALAASAALIVAGITAGTATAGPADDASAMKMGAKAASLTAVQKTQLIKKADSTAAKAADAKALGLGSGEKLQVKDVIKNRDGATHVRYERTLDGMPVLGGDLVVHKSKSGKQTGVTKGTKADISAVSTKGISAAEKPATPKAEGSKAPRKVVYAMHGKPVVAWETVKGGTQKSGAPSQLHVITDAKSGKKLSEYQAIQEADGTGASMYSGEVKLTTGGSDGKFTLSDESRGGSKTTNLENGESGDGKDFTDEDNKWGTGKPEDAQTAAVDAHYGAMQTWDFYKDVFKREGIAGDGKGAPSRVHYGDNYVNAFWDDSCFCMTYGDGEGNKAPLTSLDVAAHEMSHGVTSTTAGLEYAGESGGLNEATSDIFAAATEFHAPENKEDVADFLVGEEIDINGDGTPLRYMDKPSKDGNSLDEWSDKAGDVDVHYSSGIANHWFFLMSMGSGKSEKNGVEYDSPTSDGSKVEGIGITKAQEIWFKALTENMTANTDYKAAREATVKASNDLFGADSAETKAVEAAWTAVAVK, encoded by the coding sequence GTGAGAACCCTCAGCAAGAAACAGCGGATATCCGCTCTTGCAGCCAGCGCCGCGCTCATCGTGGCGGGCATCACCGCCGGCACGGCGACGGCCGGCCCCGCGGACGACGCGTCGGCCATGAAGATGGGCGCCAAGGCCGCCAGCCTGACGGCGGTCCAGAAGACCCAGCTCATCAAGAAGGCCGACTCCACCGCGGCCAAGGCCGCGGACGCCAAGGCCCTGGGCCTCGGCTCCGGCGAGAAGCTTCAGGTCAAGGACGTCATCAAGAACCGTGACGGCGCGACCCACGTCCGCTACGAGCGGACGCTGGACGGCATGCCCGTCCTCGGCGGCGACCTGGTCGTGCACAAGTCCAAGTCGGGCAAGCAGACCGGCGTCACCAAGGGCACGAAGGCCGACATCTCCGCCGTCTCGACGAAGGGGATCAGCGCCGCCGAGAAGCCCGCCACGCCGAAGGCCGAGGGCAGCAAGGCGCCGCGCAAGGTCGTCTACGCGATGCACGGCAAGCCGGTCGTGGCCTGGGAGACCGTCAAGGGCGGCACCCAGAAGTCCGGCGCGCCGAGCCAGCTGCACGTCATCACCGACGCCAAGAGCGGCAAGAAGCTCTCCGAGTACCAGGCCATCCAGGAAGCGGACGGCACCGGCGCCAGCATGTACAGCGGTGAGGTCAAGCTCACCACCGGCGGCTCCGACGGCAAGTTCACGCTGAGCGACGAGAGCCGTGGCGGCAGCAAGACCACGAACCTCGAGAACGGCGAGAGCGGTGACGGCAAGGACTTCACCGACGAGGACAACAAGTGGGGCACCGGCAAGCCCGAGGACGCCCAGACCGCTGCTGTCGACGCCCACTACGGCGCCATGCAGACCTGGGACTTCTACAAGGACGTCTTCAAGCGCGAAGGCATCGCCGGTGACGGCAAGGGTGCGCCCAGCCGCGTCCACTACGGCGACAACTACGTCAACGCCTTCTGGGACGACAGCTGCTTCTGCATGACCTACGGCGACGGTGAGGGCAACAAGGCCCCGCTCACCTCGCTCGACGTCGCGGCCCACGAGATGTCGCACGGCGTGACCTCCACGACCGCGGGTCTGGAGTACGCGGGTGAGTCCGGCGGTCTGAACGAGGCCACCTCGGACATCTTCGCCGCGGCCACCGAGTTCCACGCGCCGGAGAACAAGGAAGACGTCGCCGACTTCCTCGTCGGCGAGGAGATCGACATCAACGGCGACGGCACTCCGCTGCGTTACATGGACAAGCCGAGCAAGGACGGCAACTCCCTCGACGAGTGGAGCGACAAGGCCGGCGACGTCGACGTGCACTACTCGTCCGGCATCGCGAACCACTGGTTCTTCCTGATGTCCATGGGCAGCGGCAAGTCCGAGAAGAACGGTGTCGAGTACGACTCCCCGACCTCGGACGGCTCCAAGGTCGAGGGCATCGGCATCACCAAGGCCCAGGAGATCTGGTTCAAGGCCCTCACGGAGAACATGACCGCCAACACGGACTACAAGGCGGCCCGTGAGGCGACGGTCAAGGCCTCCAACGACCTCTTCGGTGCCGACAGCGCCGAGACCAAGGCGGTCGAGGCAGCCTGGACGGCCGTCGCGGTCAAGTGA
- the glgP gene encoding alpha-glucan family phosphorylase — MKAIRRFSVHPVLPEPLRPLSELAHNLRWSWHPPTRRFFSELDPEAWRLAGGDPLRMLCALTPSKLARLSSDGAFLRRLAVAAGDLHDALNEPRWFQQEAASGDLPRAVAYFSPEFGITGGLPQYSGGLGILAGDHLKAAGDLGVPLIGVGLLYRQGYFRQSLSHDGRQQEHYPALDPAELPLRLLREEDGLPVRIELRLPGGRSLRAHVWQARVGRVPLLLLDSMVGANAPSEREVTDRLYGGGGEHRLLQEMLLGIGGVRAVRAYCRRTGHPAPEVFHTNEGHAGFLGLERIRELGEQGLEFDAALESVRAGNLFTTHTPVPAGIDRFETGLVAAHFGEDGELDGVAADDVLRLGAESYPGGDPGLFNMAVMGLRLAQRANGVSTLHGEVSRAMFAGLWPGFDPAEVPITSVTNGVHAPTWRSPEVPADAASLPDGELWALRRRLREQLVHDVRARLRASWRERGAADAELGWTDGVFDPDVLTIGFARRVPSYKRLTLMLRDRERLTGLLLHPERPVQIVVAGKAHPADDGGKELIQELVRFADDPRVRHRIVFLPDYGMDMAQALYPGCDVWLNNPLKPLEACGTSGMKAALNGALNLSVRDGWWEEWFDADFGWAVPSADGEAAADEDRRDGIEAAALYGLIEEHVAPCFYDRGGSGGSGVAGEAVPTRWVGMVRRTLARLGPKVQAERMVREYVQRLYAPAARAHRELAPQPARELAAWKARVREQWPSVAVGPVEHERHDGQEGAGRREWQEGHEPAEGEHGPDDGLALGTCLTLRARVALGSLSPEDVEVQAVAGRLDGADSIAGGDAVNVPLKPVTSASGGPDLEGRWTYEGTVTPGSAGPFGYTVRVLPAHPLLASGAELGLAAAPQDGGV; from the coding sequence GTGAAGGCCATTCGTCGTTTCTCCGTTCATCCCGTACTTCCCGAACCCCTCCGCCCCCTCAGCGAACTGGCGCACAACCTGCGCTGGTCCTGGCATCCCCCGACCCGCCGCTTCTTCAGCGAACTGGACCCGGAAGCCTGGCGGCTCGCGGGCGGCGACCCGCTGCGCATGCTCTGCGCACTGACGCCCTCCAAGCTCGCGCGGCTCTCCTCCGACGGAGCCTTTCTGCGGAGGCTCGCCGTCGCCGCCGGCGATCTGCACGACGCCTTGAACGAGCCGCGCTGGTTCCAGCAGGAGGCCGCCTCCGGTGATCTTCCGCGGGCCGTCGCGTACTTCTCGCCGGAGTTCGGAATCACCGGAGGTCTGCCGCAGTACTCCGGCGGCCTCGGCATCCTCGCCGGGGACCATCTCAAGGCCGCGGGCGACCTGGGGGTGCCGCTGATCGGCGTGGGACTCCTCTACCGCCAGGGCTACTTCCGGCAGAGCCTCTCCCACGACGGCCGTCAGCAGGAGCACTATCCGGCACTCGACCCGGCGGAGCTGCCGCTGCGGCTGCTGCGCGAGGAGGACGGCCTGCCCGTACGCATCGAGCTGCGGCTGCCCGGCGGCCGGTCGCTGCGCGCACACGTGTGGCAGGCACGGGTGGGACGCGTGCCGCTGCTGCTGCTCGACTCCATGGTCGGGGCGAACGCGCCGTCCGAGCGCGAGGTCACCGACCGCCTCTACGGAGGCGGGGGCGAGCACCGGCTGCTCCAGGAGATGCTGCTCGGCATCGGCGGCGTGCGTGCCGTGCGCGCATACTGCCGGCGCACAGGCCACCCGGCACCGGAGGTCTTCCACACCAACGAGGGCCACGCCGGTTTCCTCGGCCTGGAGCGCATCCGCGAACTGGGGGAGCAGGGGCTGGAGTTCGACGCGGCGCTGGAGTCCGTGCGGGCGGGCAATCTCTTCACCACGCACACTCCTGTCCCCGCCGGTATCGACCGCTTCGAGACCGGTCTGGTCGCGGCCCACTTCGGCGAGGACGGCGAACTGGACGGCGTCGCCGCCGACGACGTGCTGCGGCTCGGCGCGGAGAGTTATCCCGGCGGTGACCCCGGTCTGTTCAACATGGCGGTGATGGGCCTGCGTCTGGCCCAGCGCGCGAACGGCGTCAGCACCCTGCACGGCGAGGTCAGCCGCGCGATGTTCGCGGGACTGTGGCCCGGGTTCGACCCGGCCGAGGTGCCCATCACCTCGGTCACCAACGGAGTGCACGCGCCCACCTGGCGTTCGCCCGAGGTGCCCGCCGACGCCGCCTCGCTGCCGGACGGCGAGCTGTGGGCGCTGCGCCGCCGGCTGCGCGAACAGCTCGTGCACGACGTACGGGCACGGTTGCGTGCGTCGTGGCGTGAGCGCGGTGCCGCCGACGCCGAACTCGGCTGGACGGACGGGGTGTTCGACCCGGACGTGCTGACGATCGGCTTCGCGCGGCGAGTGCCGTCGTACAAGCGGCTCACCCTCATGCTGCGCGACCGCGAGCGGCTCACCGGTCTGCTGCTGCACCCCGAACGGCCCGTGCAGATCGTGGTGGCGGGCAAGGCGCACCCGGCGGACGACGGGGGCAAGGAGCTGATCCAGGAGCTGGTGCGGTTCGCCGACGATCCGCGGGTGCGTCACCGCATCGTCTTCCTCCCCGACTACGGGATGGACATGGCCCAGGCGCTCTACCCCGGCTGCGACGTATGGCTGAACAACCCGCTGAAGCCCCTCGAGGCGTGCGGCACCAGCGGCATGAAGGCCGCACTCAACGGTGCTCTCAACCTCTCGGTGCGGGACGGCTGGTGGGAGGAGTGGTTCGACGCGGACTTCGGCTGGGCGGTGCCGAGCGCGGACGGCGAGGCCGCCGCCGACGAGGACCGCCGGGACGGAATCGAGGCCGCAGCGCTGTACGGACTCATCGAGGAGCACGTCGCGCCCTGCTTCTACGACAGGGGCGGCAGCGGCGGTTCCGGGGTCGCGGGCGAGGCCGTGCCGACGCGCTGGGTCGGGATGGTGCGCAGGACCCTCGCGCGGCTCGGACCGAAGGTGCAGGCGGAGCGGATGGTGCGCGAGTACGTCCAGCGGCTGTACGCACCGGCCGCACGCGCCCATCGCGAGCTGGCTCCGCAGCCCGCACGCGAACTGGCCGCCTGGAAGGCGCGGGTGCGGGAGCAGTGGCCGTCCGTCGCCGTCGGCCCCGTCGAGCACGAGCGGCACGACGGGCAGGAGGGGGCCGGCCGCAGGGAGTGGCAGGAGGGACACGAGCCCGCGGAAGGAGAGCACGGACCGGACGACGGCCTGGCCCTCGGCACCTGCCTGACGCTGCGCGCCCGGGTCGCCCTCGGCTCGCTGTCCCCCGAGGACGTCGAGGTGCAGGCGGTGGCCGGACGTCTGGACGGTGCGGACAGCATCGCGGGCGGAGACGCGGTGAACGTGCCGCTCAAGCCCGTCACTTCGGCGAGCGGCGGCCCCGATCTGGAGGGGCGGTGGACCTACGAGGGAACCGTCACGCCCGGCAGCGCGGGCCCCTTCGGATACACGGTGCGTGTGCTGCCCGCGCACCCGCTGCTGGCCTCGGGAGCCGAACTGGGCCTGGCGGCCGCACCGCAGGACGGCGGCGTCTGA